The genomic interval TTTCCTATTAAAATCACAAAACAAATGGAGATCCAAACAAAACATACTTTAATCTATATTTGGCCATCAGTTTATATCTATCTCCCAGTTATCTAGGTTACATTAGAATTTGATGGAGGTGATTTTAAATCTCCCCACTTGGTGGAAACTGTGTTAAACTGCTCACCCAAAGTGGGCGGGGTCCTCATTAACATACACGGACTGGGCTCCAGTATCAGAGACATCAATACATTTTCCAAAAATGTGTTTAGTTTTCATTGGGAGAGTGATTGTCATCCTCGATGGAAAGGCGTAATTCACAAAGAGCACTTAGATATGTTTCATTGTCAGGATCAAACTCCAAAGCCTTTTCAAAGCATTTAATAGCTTCACATCTCTCCCCATCCAGCTGGTGCAGGAACCCATGAACACCAAGGGCCTTGCTGTCTCTAGGATTCTTGCGAAGGCATCTTGTTGCTGTCATCTCCAGGTTTTCTCGACACTTTTTCTGTTCTATTGAGTCATAATTGACTTTCATTCCTTCCAGAAAATGGTCAATAGCATTTGAGTCTGATTTCTTATGATTGAGTTCAAATAACCCAGCCTGTAAACATATTGCCTGTTTATTCTCTGGACGTATACCCTCCAGTGTCAGTAGATGCTTATAGATCTCCTTTGCTTTGCGATATTCTTCATTTAATGAACAGATCCCTGCAAAATCCAGGTGTGCCTTAATGGATGTTAATGGTCGGttttcaaaagccttttgaaaatgaAACTTGCACAGTTTGATCAGTTCAGCTCTGTTTTGAGGAGCAGCATTGCGAGGACCTTTGCTGCCTGGATATTTCATCAGTTCATACAATTTGGTTCTGTAGCACTGACCTATTTGATGGTGTAAGAAGGTAGAGCTTGGGGTAATTTCTAATCCTTTCTTCAACAGATTCAGAGCTTTTTCCACATCTCCTTCCTTTctgtaaaacattgcagcataaCGAAGCACGTATGGAAGATCAGGGGATTTCTGCAACGCTCTATTAATGAATTTCAATGCTTCTTCCTTCTGATagaactgttgtagttttagagCCAGCAGCACCATGGCTACAGTGTGATCTGGATCAAGCTCCAGCACacgtctcaactgcttcattgcttCACTGGGCCCACGACTCTCTGGGGTACCAGAAAACGATTCCAGACGAAACAGAACAGTCGCATATCCAACATTCCATTCAATATTATTCGGATCTTCCTCCAGAGCCTTTTTAAAACATTCCATTGCATCTTCATAATATTGAGCAGCAGAGCTCAGCAGTGCCCAACCCTTCTCCCCGTACACTTCAGGTATCATTGCTGTATACTGAGAGGCATCAGGAAATTGTTGACAGATCCTCTCCAGTTTGTCGAGGTAGGACTGAGCCTCTGTCAGTTGTACCATGTGATAATTGACCCAGGCACGGTTTCCATAGGTGACGATGATTCTTCTTTCAAATTCATCTTTTTGATTCTCCCTCAGAATCTTTTCAGCTTCCTGTAAGTTTTGAATCGCCTCGTCACGGTTTCCTTGCAGGCAGTTTACAAAAGCGAGTTGGTTGTAAGACCTGGCTCGATATTTCACATCGAGCTGTATTGAATCTTCTAATCTTTGCTGCAAATTATCCAAGTCAATGTTTTCTTTCTGTGGCGCCCACGTGAAGTGACATTGAAGCTGATCGAGCTTCACTCTCAACAAATCCTCCCGTGTGTTACtgtaacagaaaaaaaaatcatcaaaacTCATCTCAGACGAACTGAAACACCTTCTCCCTCCATTTAATTTCTGAAGCATTCTCCTGATTCCGGACTCAATGAAAATTCTGGTCACGGAGACTTGCTCTGCACACCACTTGCATAAGGAAATATGAGGACTGTGCTGCTTCCTTATATTTGCTTCATGGTGGCTGTTGTATTAGATCCTGGCCTGTCAGTCACTGCTCAGTAACACCACAATCCCTTCCACTCACAATGTCATGAACAACAATGTCTGTTGCATTTGTCCAGTGCTATTCTTGCATTCTAATCTGCAATAGAATCATCCTCACTACATTGTGAATGTTAATTCTAAAACACAAATTCTTTCATTCCCAGTCAGATAGGGAGCTGCTTGTTGATGGCGAAAGACCAGAAAGTCTGTTTCGCAGTCAAGGGTGAGGTGGTGATTGGGTTTGTGTGTTGGGTGGTGGAGAATGGTTGCTCCCAGACAGGGGAGAGATTCAGGCCAAGACGCTTTATTATCAACATTATTTCTCCAGCCATTGTTACCTTGGGCGGATAACCTTAAATGTTCACAGGAAGCTTGGGCCACATCATACACAAATCAGATATTTTCTTGCCAGCCTTTATTCACTGTGTACTGTAACCCGAAGCTCTGTTGCCTTTGCCTTCTGAATAATGCTCGATTTGGAAAATGGCGAGGTCTGTTTAATTGAGATGTAACTTGGTGACATTTCATGACATTAATTTAATTTATATGACAAATGGGGATTAAAAATAATCTCAGCATAATTCACAATAAATTGATCTAGAGCCATAGACCCTACagagcagagggaggccattcagcccattgagtctgcaccaaccacaatcccaccctggccctatccccatgcatttcccctagctagtcccactgacactaagggtcaatttaacgtggccaatccacctaccctgcacatctttggactgtgggaggaagctggagtgcccggaggaaacccaagcagacatggggagaacgtgcaaactcagtgacccaagctgggaatcgaacctgggcctctggcactgtgaggcagcagagctaaccactgtgccaccatgtcatgaTCTGGGAAGGAATATCAGCAGAACTTCATTGATTTTTACTCCAAATTGGAATTTGTGAATATTTCACTGGTAGATTTACTgaggttgaatgacctcctttacTAACTTTACTGGAATGACACTACTTCTGGTATAAAGGGTAAGAAACCCAGTATTTCCTTATGATTAATATTAATCATTAGTTCAATCAATATTAATGcatctttaaaaaaatcatttttgttGAAACAAAATATTACATGTGGAAAGTTGAAAAGTTGCAAATTTCTAACTTGTTATTTAGATTGCAATTTGCACAGTTGAACTCCAACAAAATCTTTTGATAGGTGTTGCTCATTATTTATTCAACAAATCTGCTTCAGAACACATGGGTTTCAGTCGGAATTTCTATAGATGCACTCTGAAGAGTTGAATTTTGATCAAGGTCGCTCTCCCCAGTGAGAATTCTCAATTTGAGTTGTGACACCTCCTCAGGAGTTCCTCATGGTGGCGTCCTAGGCCCAAAAACacattcagctgtttcatcaatcacTTCCCTTCCATCAAAAAAGTCACAAGTGGATTTTTGCTGATTATTGCACAGTGCTTGGTTATGTTTCCAACTCCTCAGTTTGTGAAACAATCCGTGCCCACATGCAGCATGAACCGGCCAACATTTGGGtttgggctgacaggtggcaaataatattcatgccacacgggtgccaggcaatgaccatctccaacaagacagactCTAATCATCAGATTGCATTGACCAGAAAGCTAACTGcaccagccaaataaatactgggGCAATTTGATGCACCCGTCCCCCACCAGACATGCTTTTGCGGGAATGGCACATACAATATGACAGGTGGCTGGCTAGCCCAGCACCACTTTGCCCACCCCAGACTGTTCTCCACAATACAATGGGTGGGTAAGGCCCCCACGAAGCCACCTGCCTTTAGGCCTTTTGAGGTCCCTAAGTGATCATTAATGGGACTTATTTTGCCTCCACTGCCAGACTGCACTGAGCATTAGAATGCAGATGAGAGTGGGAAGCCTGCTTTATCAGCAGCTATGGGTAAAAAAACAGGAAGAGGGTTGAGTACCACCTCCTCAGGGGTGGGGTGCTGGAGAGTGCCCTATGTGCCTCAGGGGCATGCCCACAAGAAGCTAACAATTCTCTGAGTCTTCCCACTAACCCCCAAAAGCTGAttgcctcccaccctccccagcaaACCTGTTCACTCCCTAATGAAATATCCTGGACTCACTCCACTCCGGAATCCAGATTAGCTGGCAACTCTCCAAAGGTCGGAAGTCCTGTTTTCACATTGTTTAGGAAACACCCAGTGTAATAGTACTGCCTTTTAAAAATTTCTCCAAACAATGTttctacaaaggggagaaggggtgcctggggtaggggggagtgggggggtgggggggggggggggggggaaggggagggaggttgggggggggtgtggaggagacCAATACAGTGCCCCTAAAGTCCAGGTCAttttgattacaaaagcaggtgAGAGGaagggaattctgtggcgagtaactcgcctGTTGATTCCCTAAAGCCTGCCCATTTACAAGACGCTGGTCAGGATTATGATGGGATACCCGAACCTGCATCCCACATCCCCAACCCCATTCACCATTAGAAACATTCAGTCCCCCAAAGCCCCagcacacacagtggcagcagtgtgtcacatcgacaagatgcactgcactcaccaaggctccttccagctctgtgacctctgccacctagatggAGTAAGGCAACAGTGCATGGGAACAACCAACACCCGCAAGATGCCCTCCGAGTCAcaaaccaacctgacttggaactgttgtTGTTCCATTGTCGCTGGATCTAAATCCCAAAGTTGTTACCTTACCTTAACCTACAGCACCGTGGAAGGGAGGGGCgatgggggagcgggggcggggggggggggggagcgttcaGAGGTCATTACTGatggcaacatttaaaaggcacaaATGTGTTGTACAGCATTTccccgctgtctgtgtggagtttgcacgttctcccagtgtccgcgtgggtttccttcaggtgctccggtttcctccaacagtccaaagatgtgcgggttaggttgattggccatgctaaattgcccctcgtgtcagggggattagcagggtaaagatgtggggttgcaggaatagggctgctgggattgtggtcggtgcagactcaatgggccaaatggcctccttctgcactggagggagccGAAGATTTTATGATCTCTGAGTTAATGGAATAAAGTGGAACGTAATCGAGAATGAGAGGAAGAGGAAATGGTGGCTGAATGTGGCAGGATCAAGTAAAAGCACCACAagctggggagatggtgggaactcagtgggtggtggggtgtCAGTTTATACTGGTTGATTGGAGTGGGGGAAAGTAGTTGGGGGAGAGAATAGGGGAGGGAGAGGCAATTGTGCCTTTCCCCACAAActgcattttaaaataattcactgattgtgaaacactttgggacattccTGTGAAGTGTGGGGAGATGTTGCATCAATACAACTTCTTTCTTGCTTTCTTCCTGTTCAATTCCCGCAGCCTCACTCCATTCCCCGGACATCCCAACTCATTCCCTACTCCAGCTGCCTCTTCTTCATGTTGCCGCTCTTCTCCCCTCTCTCGCTCAATCCTTGCTGTCATTCTTACCCCCTCACCCCGTTCATGGTGGCTTTCTGCTTTCAGTTCAAACTACTGCACCTGTCTTTACCCCCAGTTACTGTGAGCTTTCATCTCCCTCACACTCAAagagaaatcttaccaaaaaatggcagtgttgtttttGGTGAGAAAACCAgcctgtttctctccagagaaacgccCCCGTTTTCTGTCCAGAGCTTACAAGACAGTGCCAAAAAAAattaagagggagggtttcacacCTTCAGACAGAGGGCAGGGTCTCAACATGTCAGCAAAACCTGCTGCTTCAGACCCTGAGTAATCCTCCCTCCCACCAAGGAAGTCTCAGGGGCCCCTCTTGCCTATCCCCGATCAGAGTCAGCATTTCTCTAACCCTGCCCCCAAACATTGGCCCCTTCTTACCCCCTCTGATCATCAGCGCCGTCACCTGTCAacttgtgccaaggggcagtgctgtGGGCAGTGTTGAGGACATTGCCAGACCATATCActctcccctgggggctatatTCACCTTTATGACTGGGAGAGACCCCCATGACATCAAGTGGGTGCCCGCTCAATATCTAGTGAGGGGGAAGTCCcggagagagtgctcactaatgacatgctaatgtattaaaatgagctttccgcAGTCTTGCGACGCGTTTCACGCCACTCCATCGGCGAGGGGCCGGAAGATCGAAACCCGGAAACTCACTGGTGCAAATCGCGCTCTCTGGACTCTGAACATGTGCAGTCATTCCCGCAGACGGAGAGCGCGAGTtcaaaatcacccctcagtctccattTCAGCAAGTACATTTCCTTCTCTTCCCCACTTTTAGCTGCAACTCTGCTGTTACATTCCAAACTACCTTCCCTCCTTTCCTTTCCAGTTCAGGCTATACTCTCACTTTGATTTAGGATTCGGATTGCTTTAATTTATGTTGTACACCTgtaagtgctgagaatcacaactTTACTTCTGTAAAACTCTCCTAAATTACTCGGAAACAGAACCTTCCCTCTTGAAAGTCTACATATAACTTGAGGACACTGACTGGATGTGATTACAAAAATTAAAATTTGGATGTTTAACGAAGTCTGATTAGAAATATATTCAACTTTAGTTATTAACcaatatacattttaaaaagatctaCCTATTGCACTACGTTTTCCGACAATCACCAATCTCGATTAGCGACACACCCTGTAGATTAATAATTCCAGTTCTTTGCATTTTAAACAGCTTTGTAAACTATGCGAGCATCTTCTTCAAATCAAGCTCAGTGTTCAGTAGTCTACACATCGGCCTCAATACTAAAGCAATTCCGATGATCCTTACCTCGCCATTATGGAATATGGGTTGAATTCCTGTTTCAGCTACAACTCTACCCGTGATGGTGAGTTGCTCAACACGAATGTTGTGAGTGTTGGGTATGTTATGCTCTTTAACTCATTTCCTGATTGTGACATAAACTGCGTGTGATCATTTCGTGACTGGGAATTGAAACTAAACCGATGAAATTAAAGTCAAGAACAAATTGCTGACCAGAAAAGAAATGAAAATATAAACCAATGTTTGTATtcatgtgatgcgcgttatcatacacgaggcttgatgctcaggaaataaaggcttttatttgctgtaacgaagcagccaataattatatacacgatcccagactgaggggtcccagccagagcagggacc from Mustelus asterias unplaced genomic scaffold, sMusAst1.hap1.1 HAP1_SCAFFOLD_301, whole genome shotgun sequence carries:
- the LOC144486224 gene encoding interferon-induced protein with tetratricopeptide repeats 5-like, whose protein sequence is MASNTREDLLRVKLDQLQCHFTWAPQKENIDLDNLQQRLEDSIQLDVKYRARSYNQLAFVNCLQGNRDEAIQNLQEAEKILRENQKDEFERRIIVTYGNRAWVNYHMVQLTEAQSYLDKLERICQQFPDASQYTAMIPEVYGEKGWALLSSAAQYYEDAMECFKKALEEDPNNIEWNVGYATVLFRLESFSGTPESRGPSEAMKQLRRVLELDPDHTVAMVLLALKLQQFYQKEEALKFINRALQKSPDLPYVLRYAAMFYRKEGDVEKALNLLKKGLEITPSSTFLHHQIGQCYRTKLYELMKYPGSKGPRNAAPQNRAELIKLCKFHFQKAFENRPLTSIKAHLDFAGICSLNEEYRKAKEIYKHLLTLEGIRPENKQAICLQAGLFELNHKKSDSNAIDHFLEGMKVNYDSIEQKKCRENLEMTATRCLRKNPRDSKALGVHGFLHQLDGERCEAIKCFEKALEFDPDNETYLSALCELRLSIEDDNHSPNEN